The stretch of DNA GACTCAAGTCTAATGTGCCATACCTGACAAATGCCTTGCTTTAATTGGCACCAGGGTCATTAGAAAACGCTGACCTTACGAATCACACGTTAATCTGGAACATTGAGGCTCCTTTCTGAACTTTTCGCCGCTCAAAGAGCATCTGTGGGCGGCGACGTTGTTCTTATACTGAAACCGACTTGAAAGCGCCATTGAGTGGTTCCTCAATCCGAGCGGACTTGCAAAGCTCTACGAGTGCAGCAGAGCGATCAGGAAACGGTACGGGCTAAGCGATAAGGAGAAGTGGCTTGCTCATGCGAGTCCATTGACGACGGTAGAGCCGCAAGCGGCGCTATCTCAGGTGGAGGCGGAATGGAGCGGAGGCCGTATAACACCGCAGCGTGATGGAAGGTGGACAGTCGAGGGCAAGACAAGAGCAGCAGGCGATTCCGAGGAAATCCACCTGCTGCCCTGGCCCACTGTTCTGAATTGAGATGAGTTTCTCGGTCTCTCGCCGCGAGGCACTTGCCGCGCTCCTCACTCCGCTCAGCCGATCTAAAAAGGCCGCCTGAGTTCGAGATTTTAGAGCAGTTCGCCCGGTGCGAAGAACAGGGCCAGTTCGCGCTCGGCACTCTCAGGGCTGTCGCTGCCGTGCGTTACGTTTTCGCCAGTGGTGGTGGCAAAGTCAGCGCGGATGCTGCCGGGAGCGGCGTTGGCAGGGTTGGTCGCGCCCATCATGCCGCGCCAGCCCAAAATGGCGTTTTCGCCCTCCAGGGCAATAGCGACCACAGGGCCGCCCGTAATAAAGTTTACGAGTTCCCCGAAAAAGGGGCGCTCTTTGTGCTCGCCGTAGTGCGATTCGGCGGTTTCACGGGCAATCGTCATTTGCTTCAGGCCAACCACGCGGTAGCCCTTCTTCTGAATGCGGGCGAGAATTTCGGGCGTCAGGCCCCGGCGAACCCCATCGGGCTTGATCATGGCAAAAGTACGTTCCATAGCGCCGCACAGGATAGCAAACGTGGGGGCAGCGTGCCGAAACACAGGACAGCAGCACGGGAGCCTGCACACTGAATCGTTATTGCTCACATTCCGCTCCCGCCACCTTTCCTCAGAGGCATTCCGCTTCCGTACAATGGCGGGGTGACGTACATTCCTGATTCTCGCCCCTCTCCCGTCGCGTCGCGGATCGCACTGATTGTTAGTGGGGTCGCGGCGGCGGGTCTGGTCTTAACGCCCTTGGCCGTGCTGGGGCGCTCCTTTGACGGCAATGCGGTGCTGCTGCACATCAGCGGCGCGGCCCTCAATTTGACCACCGACCCGCAAGTGCGCCTGCCCTCATCGGGAACCACGGTGGCGCTGGGCTGGGCTACTTTGCTCCTGATGCTGG from Deinococcus sp. QL22 encodes:
- the ndk gene encoding nucleoside-diphosphate kinase — protein: MERTFAMIKPDGVRRGLTPEILARIQKKGYRVVGLKQMTIARETAESHYGEHKERPFFGELVNFITGGPVVAIALEGENAILGWRGMMGATNPANAAPGSIRADFATTTGENVTHGSDSPESAERELALFFAPGELL